A window from Pseudonocardia cypriaca encodes these proteins:
- a CDS encoding NUDIX hydrolase produces the protein MGESIDELGPRPGVRVSARVLLVDPAGRLLLFEGFDPHVPDESFWFTAGGGLEPGEELLAGARRELREETGLLLPPDGLVGPVWLRRVQFTFESVAYDSDEWFFLAALTDAADVDTAGFTDLENRTVRGHRWWSADDLRATTETIYPLQLAELLPGLLAGGWDGRLRLVD, from the coding sequence GTGGGGGAGTCGATCGACGAGCTGGGCCCTCGCCCGGGCGTGCGGGTGTCCGCGCGCGTGCTCCTGGTCGACCCGGCGGGGCGGCTGCTGCTGTTCGAGGGCTTCGACCCGCACGTGCCCGACGAGTCGTTCTGGTTCACCGCCGGCGGCGGGCTCGAACCGGGGGAGGAGCTGCTCGCCGGGGCCCGGCGAGAGCTGCGCGAGGAGACGGGCCTGCTGCTGCCACCGGACGGGCTGGTCGGGCCGGTGTGGCTGCGCCGGGTGCAGTTCACCTTCGAGAGCGTCGCGTACGACAGCGACGAATGGTTCTTCCTGGCCGCGCTGACCGACGCCGCCGACGTCGACACGGCAGGCTTCACCGACCTGGAGAACCGGACCGTGCGCGGCCACCGCTGGTGGAGCGCCGACGACCTGCGCGCCACGACCGAGACCATCTACCCGCTCCAACTCGCCGAACTGCTGCCCGGGCTGCTGGCCGGCGGCTGGGACGGGCGGCTGCGGCTGGTCGACTGA